The region CAATTCCCTGCGGGGATTCTCTTCGGTAAACACCCAGCGATCATCGGGTGCTCCTTCCTGGCCTAACGGAATTTCTTTTGAAGTACTGGTTTCTTTATAAATCTCCCCATCAGAATGATTTACGGGGTCTCCCAATAAAACATATTGATCTAACGTGGGAACAATTACCCCGCGATAAAACCTGCCCAAAGATTTATAGCCATTTACAATATGAATGGTACCGTGTTCTATTTGCTGAAGAAAATCGGGTTTTCCATCGGGTTGCAAAATATCGACCGTTTTGGTTTCCTGGTTTATCGTGGTATTATCATAATCTTCCTGAAAAATCTCATAAATATGCGAAAGGCCCTGTATGGTAGAAGCCTGGGATTCTATTCTAAGATCGTAATCTCCGGCATCGTGCCAGCCGCCGGCATCAAGCCCGGGAACGTGCTCGCCGGGTTCAAAACTGGTTAAGGTTTCGGGACCTTGCAGGTATCCATCAAAATGATTGGTATCTATCGGCGCCATCCTCGCATCGTCTAAATGGCAGCGGCCGTGCCAGATTTTGTACCTATCGTTTACCAGCATATGGCACATTTGCACCGGTAAAAAATATTCTAAAGTGGGTTGCCAAACCTCACGTTTATAAACGTTTTTGCTAATTTGAAAAGTTTCAGTGGTATAATCGCCGTATTTTATAATATACATTCCGGGTTCTTCGATTTTGGTAAAATCCAGCTGATAATATTTATACCTAAGAAATTCACCCCATTCCGAAGGATTTTCTGAAATTATTTCGGAAAAACCACCTTCATTATTTACACGTAATAATTTGGCTTTTTTCAGATCGGTATCATTTTGATCGGTTTCTATCACGGCTATTTTTTCCTGAACGGGATGATAACCAACCTGGGAAATTTGAACTACAGGATCGTAGGTATAATCTTCCAACGTATTGGGTGTAATAAGCCATTCAACAGCATTTTTTGTTGCTCCTGAAGGTACCAGTGACCTTACCACAAACCAGCCATTACTATGTTGCGCACGGCCGTCTATTAATTCTAACGTATTTCCTTTTAGGTTTTCTATTTTTAAAGTTTGTCTGGGAGTCCCGGGAGCAATAACCAGTTTTTGACCCGTAGCCATTGGGCTAATTTGATATTCATTTTCATCATCATAGGATCCTGGGCCGTTTGCCTGTCGGTTAAAAAGGCCGAATTCGTTATCCATATAATATGATTTTCCGAAAAGGTAGCCGGGGAAGAATTCGATATTCATACCCACTTTTCCAATCCATTCTTCAGGCAAAGGTTCATCCAGGTCTACCACGATTTTAAAAGATTTTCCCTGCGGAATTATTTTTAGATTATAAGAAAATTCCAAATCGGGATATTCAATAGGATTAAAGCCTGTTCGGTTTTTGGCTTCGTCGGGATAAGCCATTTTTACACTTATTTCATTCTTTTCCCGGTCTACAACACGTTCTCCAACTTTTGGAACCGGTTGCCATTGCCCGGGTGTAGGCTCCAGGCGTAAATCTCCGTTGGTGGCCACCCTAATCCCGTTTTGGATTATTCCAACGCCGCCCTGATGGCTTTCCGGATAAAAATCGTGCGCAAGCATTACGTTAAGACCGCGCATTTCAAGATATTCCTGCTCATTAATTCTTAAGCTGTCTCCCTGGTTTTGGGCAAAAATTGTTGTTATTGAAAAACAAATTAGAAAGGAAAGTAATAGTGATTTCATATTGTTGAAGTTTGGCTATAAACTATAGAGAAAGATTTATAGGTTAGTTGGTAATTTTTAATCTTTATTTTAATCGAAAAGCTATTCTTTTTTTGAAATTAAGGAAAAAACGGAAGAAGAGCTAGAAAAGCGTTTATATTCTGAATATAAGTAGATTATAAGTAGTTAAATATTCATTTTAATAATAAGAGTAAAAAAGAGGAGGCCGTTTAACTTTAACTAACAGCCTCCTTTTTGTATCAGTAATTTATTTTTCGTTCAGGAGTTCATTTGTGGCATTAACAAGAAAAATATAGCTTGCTCCAATATCTACTATATATTCATTTTCGCCCCAGAAAAAAGGCCAGTTTTCCTTATTCTCCGGAAAATCAGGATTCATCAACAAAATGCCCGGTACAATTCCTCCCGCAATAAAGCTGAAGTCTGCCCGGTTACTCCCATAGGCAACTTTTTTAGTTTTTGTCCCTACTCCCGAAACAAAAGAGAGATTAGAATGCGGATGTCTTCCAAAAATATAATGTAATCCCTTAAATACATGTTCTTTGTCTACCAGGTCTGGATATAATTTATGCGCCCTGTAATTTGCGATGGCAAAATCAATAATCCCGTGATTTCCACCCCAACCCGGTCTGCGGAACATAGGCACCCCGTAAGGATTGTCTTTTTCTAACTGGTCAATTTCGTCAACATATTTTTGAACATAAGTTTTCAGTTTTTTATTGAATTTCCCGTCCATATGAGGCGCAGCGTGTAAGGCTATATCAATAGTTCTATCCAAACTTTCATCCATCGCTTCCCAGATTTTAGACTCAAAAGCTTTAGCATATTTTGCCTCTTTAGTTGTTACATAAAGCTGCATAGAAGCATTCATTTCACTAAGTTTGAGAAAACGTGCAAAATAGCCGGAAGACGAGTCTTGCGAGGGCATATTTTCATTTTCCTGCCAAAGTTTTTTTGCTAATACGAGGCATTCTTCAGACAGGGAAGGATTGTAATCTTTCAAAGCACGACTTGCTGCAGCTAATGCACCGGCGGTGCGGTAATCGAGGTAAGGAGAACGTTCAGAAAATACCCATCTGTCATCTAAAACACCGCTGGACACTCCATCGCTTTCAAACGGCTCCAAATCTGGATTGTAGGGCAGGTTATCAGTTTCTGTAGAGGCATCACCAAGATGATGATACTGGTGAAGGTTAGGAACTATTATCCCGCGAACCGGGTGTCCAATACTATTAATTTGTGCTACCAGATTCAGGGTTCCGTGTTCGATTTGCTGCAGGATATCTATTTTTCCATCAGGTCGATGAATATCAACATATCGATTTTCCTGATTGATATAGGTGTGATCGCGTTCCAGCCCAAACTCTTCCCAGGATGCCACAAGATCAGTAATGGTAAGGCAATGTGTGCCGGTTTGGATGTCGTAGTCTCCTGCGTCAAACCATCCACCTACATCCAGGCCGGGAATGTGTTCATAAGGTTCAAATTTAGTATCTGTAGATGATCCCATACTATACCCGTCAAAATGTTCCTGATCAAGCGGAGCTTGTAAAGCATCATCCATAAAAGGTCTTCCGTGCCAGGTGCGGTAGGCTTCATTCACCTTCATATGGTCCATTTGCACCGGGAAGAAAACATCAAGGGTAGGATGCCAGGCCGTTTTGTACACCTGGTCACTTATAGGGAAGGTATTTGTTATTTGATCTCCATATTTAATATAATATATTCCCGTTTCTGTAATATCTGAAAAATCAAATTGAACATAGTTATATCTAAAATGTTCCCCCCATACATCAATTTTATTGTTTGCCTTTTCAATCGTGTTTCCTTCCGGCGTTACCTGATATAAGGAGGCACTTTGTGATGGACTGTCATTTTTATCTAATTCTATAATCGCAACCTTTTTTTGCTTTGGATGATAGCCTATTTGAGAGAATCCAATATTGGGTTCACGTGTCCAGTTGGAAACGGTATTGGCTTCCAGATGCCACTCCAAAACCTTTCCGGTTTTATTCGCCGGCAGTATACTGCGGGTAACAAACCAGCCATTTTGGGCAAGGCTTCTTCCATCAAATAAAGAGATTTCAGTTTCTGAAGTAATTTTTACGTGGTGGTAAGGATCTTCGGGAGCCAGGATGATTGTGTTACCACTGGCAAGGGGTTGCGGCTCTATAAATTCTTCTTCCCCCCGGTTGTCCAAAGTAGAATGACCGGCAAACTGAGGTATTTTTTCGCTTATTGGTTTTATACGGGTGTTCCCAGATGGATAAAGTGGAAATATACCAGGGTTCCCGTTTACCAGATACGTTTTTTCAAAATAAGCAGCCGGTAAAAATTCTAAATTAAATCCTGCTTTCCCTTGCAAATTTTCAGGAAGAGGTTTATCGAGATGAACAGAAATATTTACTCCTTTTCCTTCGGCTTTGACGATGATTTTTGATGTGAAATCCAGTTGTTCATACCGGGTAGTTACCTCTATAGTATTTGAAGCCCGATCTACCGTACGTTCTACAAGTGAAGGCACTAGATCCCATTGTTCCGGGGTGTTTTGTAATCTTACGGCACCTCCGGTACTACTCCTCATTCCGTGGTGAATAAGTTCAATTCCTGCGTTCTTCTCATCAAAAAAGAATCCGTTATACTCGTTGCTAAAAACGAGAACGTTGAGCCCCTGGGTTTCAAAATATTCTTTTTCATTAAGGTTGAGTTGGGCAAAAATTTGACCTGTACCTAACGTGAAAAAAACAATTAGCACCCAATTCCAATTTGGTAATTTTTTACGCATAATTATATATTTTTTATAAATGTAAAAAATAATTGTTAAAAACACACTTTATTATTTTCCAGGGAATTAAATGAAAAAAGATTAATTATTTTAATGTTGGGATAAATAAAAAGAATAGGTTCTAATTCTGAAAAAGTTAATATAGTCGAATGACATATTATTGAAGGAATTATTCAGCATTTATATAAAGATGGAATAAGCTAAATTAATGGTTTTGTGAGCTTAAATCCCGAAGAAGTTGAATAAATCTGATTTTTTAATGTGCTTTTCTATTTAAAAACAGAGGGCTTCTGAAGAGGAATAAATTTACTTTGAATTCCCCCTGGAAGTTAATATAACGCCGAGGAAAACTACGCTAAGTCCAACGATATCCATAATCTTAATTGTATCACCAAAAGCCAACCAGGCCATTAGCATAGTTATTGGTGGCCCCAGGTAAAACAAACTTGCTACTCGAGTAGCGTCAAGCCGCTCGATTAAACGCCACATGAGAATATAAGCTCCGAGAGACACGGCTAAAATTAGCCATATCATTGAGAAAGTAAATTCAGGTACCCATTCTGCAGCTACATTTTCTATAAAAATCGCCGGAAAAGCCAAAGCCAGCGCAGTAGCAAAGCTTTGATAAAAGAGGGTTTGGTCTAGAGGTAGTTTTTCGTTTTTATCATTTATTTCCATTCTGCGCTGAATTAGAGTAGCAATGGTAATTCCTATAACAGACCCTAAAGGAATTAGATAACCGAAAATTGAGCTGGAGTTGCTAAAATCTATTCGAAACGCTACAGTGAGGACCACACCTATAAAGCCTAGTATTAAGCCCCACCATTGGTATGTATTTGTTTTTTCATTGGTAACATAACCGGAAAGAGCGCCAGTGGCAAGAGGCTGCAAGGCCACAATGAGAGCAACAATTCCTGCCGGAACATCCTCAGCAAGGGCTAGTAAAACGCAAGTAAGCCATACCCCATGCGCCAGGAAACCAATGAGCATATTTAATGAAGCCGCTCTAAAACCTACCCAATTCAATCTTTTTCTTATAGCCAGGTATAGAACCAGTAATACAGTTACTGCAAGGTATCGAAGGAAAATTAACGTAAATGGTCCGGTATAGGGAAGCCCGTATTCAGCACCTATAAAGCCGGAGTTCCATAATAAAACAAAGCCTACAATTAATAAAATTGTACTTCTTTTCATAATAGCTATTTTCCAATCACCTGCTGAGCTTATTCCATGTTTGAAAATACACAGTTATTAAATAACCCACAATAGTAACAGGGAGGCGTTTAGTACCTCCCTTAATGCTAAATTTCCTCAACAAATTCTAAAAAGACTTTTTTATGAAGCTCAAGATCCAGATCTGGCGATACAGATACCCTGGCAATATAATCTTTGTCGTCTTCCTTGGTTGTTCCCTGGGTAGATGTTGCAGGAATGGTCCAGTAACATCCCTTTAACTGGCCATAACTCACACAATATTTGCTTTCGT is a window of Salegentibacter salegens DNA encoding:
- a CDS encoding glycoside hydrolase family 9 protein, which translates into the protein MKSLLLSFLICFSITTIFAQNQGDSLRINEQEYLEMRGLNVMLAHDFYPESHQGGVGIIQNGIRVATNGDLRLEPTPGQWQPVPKVGERVVDREKNEISVKMAYPDEAKNRTGFNPIEYPDLEFSYNLKIIPQGKSFKIVVDLDEPLPEEWIGKVGMNIEFFPGYLFGKSYYMDNEFGLFNRQANGPGSYDDENEYQISPMATGQKLVIAPGTPRQTLKIENLKGNTLELIDGRAQHSNGWFVVRSLVPSGATKNAVEWLITPNTLEDYTYDPVVQISQVGYHPVQEKIAVIETDQNDTDLKKAKLLRVNNEGGFSEIISENPSEWGEFLRYKYYQLDFTKIEEPGMYIIKYGDYTTETFQISKNVYKREVWQPTLEYFLPVQMCHMLVNDRYKIWHGRCHLDDARMAPIDTNHFDGYLQGPETLTSFEPGEHVPGLDAGGWHDAGDYDLRIESQASTIQGLSHIYEIFQEDYDNTTINQETKTVDILQPDGKPDFLQQIEHGTIHIVNGYKSLGRFYRGVIVPTLDQYVLLGDPVNHSDGEIYKETSTSKEIPLGQEGAPDDRWVFTEENPRRELQSAAALAATYRTLKDFNSELAEDALDIAKKTWENTSTDNPVHKLSLSVELFRSTSEAKYQEFITENTEIFSENIAQTGWVLAPVFDEIQDENFRNKIKASVENYYQEVEKLGAQTPYGMPYTPDIWGAGWGIQNFGMKQYFLHTAFPEIFPKKYMLNALNFVLGTHPGVNTSSFASGVGSRSLTQAYGTNRGDFSFTPGGIGSGTALIRPDFPELLEWPFLWQQTEYVLGGGTTDYLFLVLAADKLLNE
- a CDS encoding glycoside hydrolase family 9 protein, whose protein sequence is MRKKLPNWNWVLIVFFTLGTGQIFAQLNLNEKEYFETQGLNVLVFSNEYNGFFFDEKNAGIELIHHGMRSSTGGAVRLQNTPEQWDLVPSLVERTVDRASNTIEVTTRYEQLDFTSKIIVKAEGKGVNISVHLDKPLPENLQGKAGFNLEFLPAAYFEKTYLVNGNPGIFPLYPSGNTRIKPISEKIPQFAGHSTLDNRGEEEFIEPQPLASGNTIILAPEDPYHHVKITSETEISLFDGRSLAQNGWFVTRSILPANKTGKVLEWHLEANTVSNWTREPNIGFSQIGYHPKQKKVAIIELDKNDSPSQSASLYQVTPEGNTIEKANNKIDVWGEHFRYNYVQFDFSDITETGIYYIKYGDQITNTFPISDQVYKTAWHPTLDVFFPVQMDHMKVNEAYRTWHGRPFMDDALQAPLDQEHFDGYSMGSSTDTKFEPYEHIPGLDVGGWFDAGDYDIQTGTHCLTITDLVASWEEFGLERDHTYINQENRYVDIHRPDGKIDILQQIEHGTLNLVAQINSIGHPVRGIIVPNLHQYHHLGDASTETDNLPYNPDLEPFESDGVSSGVLDDRWVFSERSPYLDYRTAGALAAASRALKDYNPSLSEECLVLAKKLWQENENMPSQDSSSGYFARFLKLSEMNASMQLYVTTKEAKYAKAFESKIWEAMDESLDRTIDIALHAAPHMDGKFNKKLKTYVQKYVDEIDQLEKDNPYGVPMFRRPGWGGNHGIIDFAIANYRAHKLYPDLVDKEHVFKGLHYIFGRHPHSNLSFVSGVGTKTKKVAYGSNRADFSFIAGGIVPGILLMNPDFPENKENWPFFWGENEYIVDIGASYIFLVNATNELLNEK
- a CDS encoding DMT family transporter, with the translated sequence MKRSTILLIVGFVLLWNSGFIGAEYGLPYTGPFTLIFLRYLAVTVLLVLYLAIRKRLNWVGFRAASLNMLIGFLAHGVWLTCVLLALAEDVPAGIVALIVALQPLATGALSGYVTNEKTNTYQWWGLILGFIGVVLTVAFRIDFSNSSSIFGYLIPLGSVIGITIATLIQRRMEINDKNEKLPLDQTLFYQSFATALALAFPAIFIENVAAEWVPEFTFSMIWLILAVSLGAYILMWRLIERLDATRVASLFYLGPPITMLMAWLAFGDTIKIMDIVGLSVVFLGVILTSRGNSK